In Nocardia terpenica, the genomic window GAATCATTGCCATTGATCGGGTTTTCGCGGAAAGTTCGAGGAGGCGTGGTTTGCTCGCACGTATGCCGGTATCGCCCGCGCCGGGGGCGGTCCGATGCTGAGGGGGCTGCGTCGGCCGGTGCTGGGTTTCGGTGCGTTCGTCGTGGTTTCGTTGCTTCTGATCGCGGTGATGTGGAATACGCTGGCGCACAGCGTCTCGGGTCCGACCGACCGGTACTCGGCGGTGTTCACCGATGTGCTGGGCCTGCGGGCCGGTGACGACGTGCGGATGGCGGGGGTGCGGGTCGGCGCGGTGGACGCCATCGACCTGATCCGCGACCCGAAGACGCATCGGTACCTGGCCCGGGTGACGATGCGGGTGCAGCGCACGCAGACCCTGTACGGAACCACGAAAGCCCTTGTGCGCTACCAGAATCTGATCGGCCAGCGGTACGTGGCGCTGGCGCCGGGCGACAAGGGCGATCCGGCCCCGCTGCGCGCGGGCGCCTCCATCCCGCCGGAGCGCACCGAGCCCTCCTTCGATATCTCCGGTCTGCTCAACGGTTTTCAGCCTTTGTTCGAGAATTTGCAGCCCCAGCGGGTGAACGAGCTGTCGGAGACGTTCGTTCAGGCGCTGCAGGGAGACCGAGTCTCGTTGAGCTCCTTCATTGTTCAGGCCGCGGCGGTGGCCGCCGACTTCGAGCGCCGCGACGCCATCCTGGCCGACGTGATCGCCAACCTCTCCGGCACCATGCGCGGATTGGCCGCTCGCGGAGACGAATTGGAGACGCTGGTCACCCAGACCCGGGCGCTCGTCGAGGGCCTGTACGAGCAGGGCAGGTCGCTGCAGAGCGCCACCGTGCAGATCGCCGCGGGCGCGGACTCGATGGTGCGGGCGGTCGCCTCGGCACAGCCCAAAATCGCACCGGCACAGCGGTCCGTGCGCGACGCGCTGACCCTGCTGCTGGACAACGGCGCGAAACTCGACCAGGCCGCGGTGGACCTGCCGGGCGCCCTCGCCGATCTCGGCAACGCCACCCAGCTGGGCGCCTACAACGAGGCCTACATTTGCAGCCTGGACATCTCCCTCTACGGCATCCTGTTCCCGCGCGGGCTGATCTCCCTGATCGGCGGCCCGTCGCACTCGGCGGTGTGCCGCCCCTGAGCGGTCAGCGGGCCGGTTCGGAGCGCTCCGAATCCTGGTGGGCGGGAATGATTTCCGAGGTCCTGGCGACCGCGCCGGTCGGGTCGACCTCGATGCGCCGGTAGCGGTCGGGCGCGGACACCACCACCGTGGCGACGGTGTCGCGGCCCGGCGGCAGCGCGCGCACGGTGACCCGCCCCGCGCGGGTGGTGTCGAGCTCGGCCACCGCGGTCTCGATCACCAGGGCACGGACCCGGTCGGCGACATCGCCGAGGCCGCCGTCGTCGAACACCGTCACGTCGATACCCCGCCGCCGCGCCCGGCGGGCGGCCCGCACGAACTCCGGCACCGCGAATCCCGGGGCGCGCAACCGATCTCGCAGCTGCGCCTCCAGCAGGCGGCACTCCTCGACGGCGGCCGCCGACAGCGGGCGGCCCGCGGCGATCCGCTCCAGCACGGGGCGGGCGGTGCGGTCCAGATAGGCCAGTTGCCGTTCGCGTTCCCGGCTCAGCGCCGCGGCCCGTGCCTCGGCGCCGGCGTGGGCGGCCACCACCGCGCGGGCGGCGTGGAAGGAGCTCAGCGTCGGGCGCAGCGACGCGGTCAGCACCCCGGCCGCCACCACCGTCTCCGCGGGCGAGGCCAGCGCGTCCAGCATTCCGCCGATCCCGCCCCCGGCCGCCAGGATCGGCACGGCCACACCGGCCAATCCGACTGCGGCGGGCCCGATCCGGCTCCGGATGGCGATCACCGCCAGCGAATAGGAGTAGGCGACCGCGATCCAGAACACGTGGTACAGCGGCGTCGTCCCCGCGTAACCGGCGATGGTGAGGGCGGCCGCGATCGGACCCACCGCCACCGCGAGCCAGGTCACGGGCCACGACAGCGGGTCGGCCCGGGGCGCCAGCACGGCCACGCCCGTCAGCGCGGTCAGGCCGTAGGCCACCGCCGCGAGCATCGGATCCGTGCCGTAGTCCAGCTCGCCGAGCATCCACAGCACGATCGCGAGCAGCAGCAGGACCAGCAGCGCGGCCCCGGCCGGGCTGTGCGCGTTGATCAGCGCGGGCAGCGCCGGTTCGGACGGATCGGCGTGCGTCCAGCGCAGCGTGATCGTGGTGCCGCGGCCGGGCCGGGTCTCGACGACGGCGTCGCCGCCGCGCAGCCGCCGCATCCGACCGAGAATGCTGTGGCGCACGCCGAGCCGGTCCAGCGCCACCCGCGCCGGATCGAATCCCACACCGTCGTCGGTGAATCGGACGCTGGCGCCGCCCTCGTCGACCACGACGGCGACCCGGCGCGAGACCGCGCGTCCGTCCGGTGCGGCGTGCCGCACGCTGTTGCGGGCCGCCTCGCCGAGCGCCGCCGCCATCGCGGTGACCACGTCGCGGGGCAGGCCGAGGGTGCCCGCGTCGCGGGCGATGCGGGCGCGGACCGCGATCGAGGTATCGACCTCGGTGACCGCCTTGCTGAGCGCGGCCAGCGCGGCCGGGATCGTCATCGGCCGATCGGCGGCGCGATCGTCGCCGATCTCCGCCAGCTGCCGCAGCGTGCGTGCGGCCGCGCGGGCCGCGCCCGGCCCGCCCGCGGCCCGCGCCGTTTCCAGCAGGGTGGCCAGGACGCTGTCGTGGATGAGTCCGGCGAATCGCGCCTGCTCCTGATCGGTCGCCTCGATGGTCGCCGCCACCGTCGCCTGCCGGACCGCGATGCCGGTCGCCTCGTCGAGCCGCCCCGCGGCGTGCAGCACGCGGGCGGCGATCGCGGCGAAGAACCCCTGCGCGAGATAGGTGCGCAGCAGGCTCTGCCCGAGGCTGTGCACCCCCGGGCCGCCGGACACGTAGAGATCCACCGCCACCCCCAAAGTGCCCGCCGCCAGCAGATACACCGGCCATGCCCGCGGCCAGGCGAGCACACCCGCGACGGTGGTGACGGTGACCAGCGGCGGCAGCCAGGTGCCCTCCGGGGCGAAACACGCGTACCGGCAGGCGAGCGGCAGGGCGCCCACGCAGAGCGGGAAGGTCGCCGCCAGCGCGAGCGCCGTCCGCCGGACCGCGACGACGCCGCCGCGCAGGCCCGCGCCCGCCAGCGCGCCGCTGGTGGTTACCAGCGCGACGACCGCGACCGGTGTCCACCACGGGCTCACGATCTGGGCCTGCCGCAGGATCATCGGCAGGTGGGCCACCACCCACAGCACCCCGCCGACGCCGACCGCCGCCCCGATGGACCGCCGGGCACGGTCGTACGCGCGCATACTCGTTCGGTCGCTTGCCACGGTGCCCCCCGTGTGGACCTCGGTCACCACCATGAATCACCCGTCGTCCTCGACGTCGTCTTCCATGGTATTCATCGCCGGATCGGCGGCCAGTGCAGCACTTCTCCGAAAAACGATGTCGAACTGGCCGTTTGCGCGCGTGTTGACACCGTCGACGCGCGAAACATACCGTCGGGCACGTGACATCGACGTTGCCCGAGGACCACACCGGCGCCTCGCTGCCGCCGCATCAGGACCGCTGTTTCGGTTGCGGGCCGGGCAATTCCGCGGGGCTGGGCATCGCCTTCACCCGCGCGCAGGACGGGATCGTCGGCGTGCTGACGCTGGACGAACGGCATCAGGGCGCGCCCGGTGTGGCGCACGGCGGCGTGGTGGCCGCCGCCCTGGACGAGACCGCCGGTTCGGCGCTGCTGCCGCTGGGTCTGCCCGCTGTCACCGCGCAGCTCGACGTCTCCTATCACGCGCCGGTGCCGATCGGCCGCACGCTCACCGTTCGCTCGCGGCTCGACGAACGCGCGGGCCGCAAGCTGCGCATCACCGCCGAACTGGAACTGGACGGTTCCGTCGTGGCCCGCGCCCGGGTCCTGTTCATCGAGGTCCCGGCCGAACATTTCCTGGCCAACGGCGCCGCGCCCGGCGACCTTCCGGCCCTGGGCATCTGACACCGACCCACCACGCCGCCCGATGGCCCACCGATAGTCCCGATCGACCCGTTCCGGGCGAAGGACCGGCGTCCTCGCGTGACAATGGGTGAGGTCGTGCTGTGCGCGGGCATTGGAGGGTCACCATGACCGATCGAGAATCCTTCGACTACATCATCGTCGGTGCCGGAAGCGCGGGATGCGTGCTCGCCCACCGGCTCACCGAGGACCCGGCGGTCTCGGTCCTGCTGCTGGAGGCGGGCCCCGCGGACGACGCCGACGAGATCCACATCCCCGCGGCATGGGGCACACTCATCCGCACGCACTGGGATTGGCGCTACGAGACCACGCCGCAGAAGCAGCTCGGCGGGCGACGCGCGTACTGGCCGCGGATGAAGGCGCTCGGCGGATGCTCGTCGATGAACGCCATGATCTACATCCGCGGCAACCGCGCCGACTACGACGGCTGGGAGCGCGATTACGGCGCGACCGGCTGGAACTACCGGGATGTGCTGCCGTACTTCGTGAAATCGGAGACCAATACCGGGCTGCGCACGGCGTATCACGGCACCGCCGGACCGCTGCACGTCGAGAACCGGCGCTACACCCACGAACTCACCGACGCCTGGGTGTCGGGCGCGGTCGCGGCGGGCCTGCCGCGGACCGACGACTTCAACGGCCCGAATCAGCTCGGTGTCGGCCGCTATCAGGTCACCAATCGGAACGGACGGCGCTGGTCGACCGCGGACGCCTATCTGCGCCCGGCCCTTTCGCGCCCGAACCTCACCGTCCGCACCGGCGCGCACGCCACCCGCGTGCTGCTGGCGGGCCCCCGCGCGATCGGCGTCGCCTACCTGCGCGACGGCGCGGAGCACGCGGCATACGCCGACGGCGAGGTGCTGCTGTCCGGCGGTTCGATCAATTCGCCGCAGCTGCTGTTGCTTTCGGGCATCGGTCCGGCCGCGCACCTGCGCGAGACCGGCATCGACGTGGTGGTCGACCTGCCGGGCGTCGGCGAGAACCTGCACGACCACCCGGTCACCCCGATGCTGTGGTTCACCCGCGCCACCTCCGATCTGGCCGCGTTCGAGACGCCGCTGCGGCTGGCGCAGTGGCAGGCGCTGGGCCGGGGCCCGCTGGTGTCCAATATCGGCGAGGGCGGCGGATTCACCACCGTGACAAGCGATTCGGGCGCGCCTGACATGCAGTTCCACGTCGCCCCGACGGCGTTCTACGACAACGGGCTGCACGAGAACATCGCGCCGATGTTCACCGCCGGCGCCACCCTGGTCGAGGTGCACAGCCGCGGCCGGGTGCGGCTGCGGTCGGCGGATCCGCTGTGGCAGCCCGAGATCGACCCCGGCTATCTCACCGATCCGCGCGACCTGGACACGCTGCTGGCGGGCGTGCGCCTGCTGCTGGACATCGCGCGGCGGGCGCCGCTGGCGAAATACCTGGAGCGGCCGTATCTTCCGGCCGCCGACGCCGTCACCGAGGACGGGCTGCGCGCCCACGTCGAACGCTGGACCCAGACGCTGTTCCATCCGGTCGGCACCTGCGCCATGGGCTCCGGCGAAACCGCCGTCGTGGACCCGGAACTGCGGGTGCGCGGCGTGGACAACCTGCGCGTCGTGGACGCCTCGATCATGCCGCGGGTCGCGCGCGGCAACACCAACGCCCCCACCGTCATGATCGGCGAGAAGGCCGCCGATCTGGTTCGCGGCCGGACGGCCGCGACCGTCCCCGCTGCGAAGGAGAGCGGCCGATGACCTCCCTGCACGAGAACACCGCCGTCACCCCGCTACCCGTGTTCGAGGTGCGCAACCCCGGCACCGGCGAGGTGGTCGGCAGCTATCCGATCCAGTCCGCGGCCGATGCCGTCGCCGCGGTCGAGCGGGCCCGCGACGCCTTCCGATGGTGGTCCGGGCTCGGTTATGCCGGTCGCGCCGAACGGCTTTCGCGGTTCGCCGGGGTGATCGCCCGGCGGCTGCGGCAGCTCGGCGCGGTCATCCACGACGAGACCGGCAAGCCGTACTCCGATGCCGCGCTCGAGGCGGCGCTCGTGCTCGACCATCTGAAGTGGGCGGGCCGGAACGCGCCGAAGGTGCTGGGCCGCAGGCGCGCTCGGGTCGGGCCGCTGACCTTCAACCACGCCGCCTCGATCGAGTATCGGCCGTTCGGGGTGGTCGGCGTGATCGGGCCGTGGAACTATCCGGTGTTCACCCCGCTCGGCTCCATCGTGTACGCGCTGGCGGCCGGGAACGCGGTGGTGTTCAAGCCGAGCGAGTACAGCCCGGGCGTGGGCCGGTGGCTGGTGGACATGTTCGCGGAGGTGGTGCCGGAACAGCCGGTGTTCCAACTGCTCACCGGCGACGCGAGCACCGGCGCCGCGCTGTGCCGCGCCGGGGTCGACAAGGTGGCCTTCACCGGATCCACCGCCACCGCGAAGAAGGTCATGGCCGTGTGCGCGGAGTCGCTGACCCCGATGGTCGCCGAATGCGGCGGCAAGGACGCGCTGCTCGTGGACGCCGACGCCGATATCGATGTCGCGGTGGACGCGGCGCTGTGGGCGGGCATGGCCAACGCCGGGCAGTCCTGCATCGCGACCGAACGCGTCTACGTGCACCGGCAGGTATACGACGAGTTCGTGGACAAGCTCACCGGCCGGGCCCGGCGGCTGCGGGCCGGGATCGACGACGCCGCCAAGATCGGCCCGATCACCATGCCGAAACAGGTGGGCGTGATCCTGCACCACCTCGAGGACGCGGTGGCCCGCGGCGGCCGGGTGCTCACCGGCGGGGTCGCGGAGATCTCCGGTCAGGTGGTGCAGCCGACGGTGCTGGTCGACGTGCCCGAGGACGCCCTGGCCGTCACCGAGGAGACCTTCGGGCCCACGCTGACCGTCGCGCCGGTGGCGGATATGGACGAGGCGGTCGAGCGCGCCAATGCCGTTCGCTACGGGTTGTCGGCGGTGGTGTACTCCAAGGCCCGCGGCGGCGAGCTGGCCGACCGGTTGCGCGCCGGAATGGTCAGCGTGAACGCGGTTTTCACCATCCCGCAGATTCCGTCGCTGCCGTTCGGCGGGGTGGGCGACTCCGGCTTCGGCCGCATCCACGGACCGGACGGGCTGCGCGAGTTCACCTACGCGCATGCGGTGGCGCGGCAACGGTTCGCGCCGCTGATGGCGCTGACCACCTTCGACCGCACCGCCAAGGCCGACGCCGCCATGGCCAAGATCATGACGATCCTGCACGGGCGCCGGCACCTGGGCTGAGCGCGGTCAGCGCGCGTCGGCGCCCGCGGCCTCCAGGTAGGCCAGGGCGTCGGCGGGCGTGTCGGCGAAGTGGACCAGATCGGTCAGCGGGCGCGGCAGGAAGCCCTCGGCCTGCATGCGCTCGAGCTGCCCGCGCAGGCCGTCGTAGAACCCGGCGGTATTGAGCACCACCACCGGCATCCGGTTCAGCCCATGCTTTTTCAGCTCCAGGATCTCGGTGGCCTCGTCCAGCGTGCCGGTGCCGCCGACCAGCACCACCACCGCGTCGGCCAGGGCGAGCAGCCGTGCCTTGCGCTCGCCCAGGTCGGCGGCCACGATCATCTCGTCGGCATTCGGCCGGGCCTTGTGGGCGAGGAATTCCACCGAGACGCCGACCAGGCGCCCGCCGGACTCCTGCACGCCGTCCGCGACGACCTTCATCAGCCCCGCGTCGGTGCCGCCCCACACCAGGGTGTGGCCGTCCTTGCCGAGCAGCTGAGCGAACTCGCGCGCCGCCGCGGTGTAACGCGCGTCGAGATCGGCCGCGGACAGAAAGACACAAATCCTCATACAGTCACTGTATGTGGCGGGGGCAACGCCTTTTTCAGGCTCGGGCGCGGACGAACTTGTAGATCACCAGGAGGATGACGGCGCCGACGATGGCGCCGAGGAACGAGTGCTGGACGGGCGGGTGGACGCTGAACTTGTGCGGCGCGAACACCATGCTGCCGAGGGTGCCGCCGACGTAGCCGCCGATCACACCCAGCACGATCGTGCCGAGAATGCCGAAATTTTCCTTACCGGGAACGAGTAGGCGGGCAACCGCGCCGGCGATGAGTCCGATGATGATCATCGTGATGATGCCCATGATGTGGCTCCTCGAGGCAGGGAGTATCAGCACAACGACGGTAGCAGGGAATGACGGGAATCAGTGGGCCCCGGCCAAAAGCACGCCGGGGCCTGAGTGAAGCTTGCACGCCGGGGCCTGAATGACGCCTGCACGCCGGGGCCTGAATGACGCCTGCACGTCGGGGCCTGGTACCCGTCGGCCCCGGTGCGGCCGGAACTCGTAGGCCCCGGCACAGACGGAACCCGTCGGCCCCGGCATGCTTTTGGCCGGGGCCGACGGTCACAGATTGGTCGGTACCTTCTTTGCGGTGGTGCGGACCTGGAAGGCGTAGATCACCTCCATGACGCCCATGAAGATCAGCCACCAGCCGACCACCAGGGTGAGCACCGCGATCGAGTGGATGGGCCACAGGACCAGTGCGATACCGCCGAGCACGAGCAGGATGCCGTAGAAGACGGTCCAGCCCCGGCCCGGCAGGCCGCGGGGCGCCTCCGCCCCGACGACCAGTCCCGCGATCCCGCGGAACATCCAGCTGATGCCGACCCACAGCGCCAGCAGCACGATCGAATCGCCGATGCTGCGCAGGCAGAAGAAGGCCAGGATGAACGACAGGATGCCGCTGATCAGCGACATCGCCCGCCAGCCGCCGCCGACGTGCGGACCGAATGCCGCGACCACCTGCAGAATGCCGGAGACCAGCAGGTAGACACCGAAGAGAATGCCCGCCACGACGAGCGTCGGACCGGGCCAGACCAGAACCATGATCCCGATGACCACCGACAGAATGCCGATGACCAGCAGGGACTGCCACGCGCCGCGGGCCAGTAGATACAGCGGACCCTCGTGAACTCCTTCTGTGCTGGTTGTCATGGCCGCAGCATAAGACGACCAAGAGCGTTAGCCCCTGATTTGCCGGATGACGAACAGGTCACAAGTCCCGCGCAAGAGGGGCCTTCCGTCCCGTTCCCGGCATGCTTCCCGTCCCGTTCCCGGCCCGCTTCCCCGTCCCGTTCCCGGCCCGCCCTCTCCTCTTGTTCCCGGCCCGCCTTCTCCTCCTGTTCCCGGCATGCTTCTCGTCCCGTTCCCGGCATGCTTTTGGCCGGGACCTCACGCCCGAGCCGAGACCCGCCCCCTGTTGGCCCGCCCGAACACCCCCGGCGACTGTCCCTTCCACGCGCGAAAGGCGGCGGTGAACGCCGATACGCTGGCATACCCCAACCGCTCGGCCGCCTGTTCCACGGTGAGCCCCGCGACGAGGAGTTCCTCGGCGAGCAGGCCGACGGTTTCGTTGCTCAGTTCGCGAAAGGTGGTGCCCTCCTCGGCAAGTCGGCGGCGCAGCGTGCGCACGCTGACGCCGAGCGCGGCGGCGATGTGCGACTGATCGGCGTAGCGCCCGCGCTGGACGAGCAGTTCGCGCACCCGGCCGCCGATCCCGCTCCGCTCGCGGCGGCGCTGGATCAGCTCGGCGCACTGCTGCTCGTAGAACCGTGCGGTCGACGAATTGGCCTGCGGCAGTGGGGTGTCGAGCGTGGTGGCGTGCCACACCAGCATGGAGCGCGGCGCCTCGAACACGATCGCATCGGAACCGAAGACGGCGCCGAACATCTCGTACACCGGATGCGGCCGCAGCGCGACCTCCGCGCGCAGCGCGGGCACCCGCACCGGGATCAGGTCCTGCTGGATGGTGACGATCGCCGCGATATCCCGTTCCAGGACGAAGCGTTTCAGATCGTCGGGCACGGCCTGGTCGTCGCGCACCAGCCGCAGCTCCTCGCCGTGCCTGTCCAGGCGGTAGCGCGCGGCGGTGAACAGCAGGTCGGCGTGGC contains:
- a CDS encoding AraC family transcriptional regulator, which gives rise to MPTPRAITGAAMLADFAVSRGAALPTILRHTGIREDQLRDPNGEITLAQEMALTRNVVTEVHDEPGLGLMAGLLCHPPSLGVLGFAVMSAPTLRRAVEIALRHADLLFTAARYRLDRHGEELRLVRDDQAVPDDLKRFVLERDIAAIVTIQQDLIPVRVPALRAEVALRPHPVYEMFGAVFGSDAIVFEAPRSMLVWHATTLDTPLPQANSSTARFYEQQCAELIQRRRERSGIGGRVRELLVQRGRYADQSHIAAALGVSVRTLRRRLAEEGTTFRELSNETVGLLAEELLVAGLTVEQAAERLGYASVSAFTAAFRAWKGQSPGVFGRANRGRVSARA
- a CDS encoding ATP-binding protein, which produces MASDRTSMRAYDRARRSIGAAVGVGGVLWVVAHLPMILRQAQIVSPWWTPVAVVALVTTSGALAGAGLRGGVVAVRRTALALAATFPLCVGALPLACRYACFAPEGTWLPPLVTVTTVAGVLAWPRAWPVYLLAAGTLGVAVDLYVSGGPGVHSLGQSLLRTYLAQGFFAAIAARVLHAAGRLDEATGIAVRQATVAATIEATDQEQARFAGLIHDSVLATLLETARAAGGPGAARAAARTLRQLAEIGDDRAADRPMTIPAALAALSKAVTEVDTSIAVRARIARDAGTLGLPRDVVTAMAAALGEAARNSVRHAAPDGRAVSRRVAVVVDEGGASVRFTDDGVGFDPARVALDRLGVRHSILGRMRRLRGGDAVVETRPGRGTTITLRWTHADPSEPALPALINAHSPAGAALLVLLLLAIVLWMLGELDYGTDPMLAAVAYGLTALTGVAVLAPRADPLSWPVTWLAVAVGPIAAALTIAGYAGTTPLYHVFWIAVAYSYSLAVIAIRSRIGPAAVGLAGVAVPILAAGGGIGGMLDALASPAETVVAAGVLTASLRPTLSSFHAARAVVAAHAGAEARAAALSRERERQLAYLDRTARPVLERIAAGRPLSAAAVEECRLLEAQLRDRLRAPGFAVPEFVRAARRARRRGIDVTVFDDGGLGDVADRVRALVIETAVAELDTTRAGRVTVRALPPGRDTVATVVVSAPDRYRRIEVDPTGAVARTSEIIPAHQDSERSEPAR
- a CDS encoding GMC family oxidoreductase, which produces MTDRESFDYIIVGAGSAGCVLAHRLTEDPAVSVLLLEAGPADDADEIHIPAAWGTLIRTHWDWRYETTPQKQLGGRRAYWPRMKALGGCSSMNAMIYIRGNRADYDGWERDYGATGWNYRDVLPYFVKSETNTGLRTAYHGTAGPLHVENRRYTHELTDAWVSGAVAAGLPRTDDFNGPNQLGVGRYQVTNRNGRRWSTADAYLRPALSRPNLTVRTGAHATRVLLAGPRAIGVAYLRDGAEHAAYADGEVLLSGGSINSPQLLLLSGIGPAAHLRETGIDVVVDLPGVGENLHDHPVTPMLWFTRATSDLAAFETPLRLAQWQALGRGPLVSNIGEGGGFTTVTSDSGAPDMQFHVAPTAFYDNGLHENIAPMFTAGATLVEVHSRGRVRLRSADPLWQPEIDPGYLTDPRDLDTLLAGVRLLLDIARRAPLAKYLERPYLPAADAVTEDGLRAHVERWTQTLFHPVGTCAMGSGETAVVDPELRVRGVDNLRVVDASIMPRVARGNTNAPTVMIGEKAADLVRGRTAATVPAAKESGR
- a CDS encoding LOG family protein, translated to MRICVFLSAADLDARYTAAAREFAQLLGKDGHTLVWGGTDAGLMKVVADGVQESGGRLVGVSVEFLAHKARPNADEMIVAADLGERKARLLALADAVVVLVGGTGTLDEATEILELKKHGLNRMPVVVLNTAGFYDGLRGQLERMQAEGFLPRPLTDLVHFADTPADALAYLEAAGADAR
- a CDS encoding PaaI family thioesterase encodes the protein MTSTLPEDHTGASLPPHQDRCFGCGPGNSAGLGIAFTRAQDGIVGVLTLDERHQGAPGVAHGGVVAAALDETAGSALLPLGLPAVTAQLDVSYHAPVPIGRTLTVRSRLDERAGRKLRITAELELDGSVVARARVLFIEVPAEHFLANGAAPGDLPALGI
- a CDS encoding HdeD family acid-resistance protein; its protein translation is MTTSTEGVHEGPLYLLARGAWQSLLVIGILSVVIGIMVLVWPGPTLVVAGILFGVYLLVSGILQVVAAFGPHVGGGWRAMSLISGILSFILAFFCLRSIGDSIVLLALWVGISWMFRGIAGLVVGAEAPRGLPGRGWTVFYGILLVLGGIALVLWPIHSIAVLTLVVGWWLIFMGVMEVIYAFQVRTTAKKVPTNL
- a CDS encoding MlaD family protein is translated as MLRGLRRPVLGFGAFVVVSLLLIAVMWNTLAHSVSGPTDRYSAVFTDVLGLRAGDDVRMAGVRVGAVDAIDLIRDPKTHRYLARVTMRVQRTQTLYGTTKALVRYQNLIGQRYVALAPGDKGDPAPLRAGASIPPERTEPSFDISGLLNGFQPLFENLQPQRVNELSETFVQALQGDRVSLSSFIVQAAAVAADFERRDAILADVIANLSGTMRGLAARGDELETLVTQTRALVEGLYEQGRSLQSATVQIAAGADSMVRAVASAQPKIAPAQRSVRDALTLLLDNGAKLDQAAVDLPGALADLGNATQLGAYNEAYICSLDISLYGILFPRGLISLIGGPSHSAVCRP
- a CDS encoding GlsB/YeaQ/YmgE family stress response membrane protein; translation: MGIITMIIIGLIAGAVARLLVPGKENFGILGTIVLGVIGGYVGGTLGSMVFAPHKFSVHPPVQHSFLGAIVGAVILLVIYKFVRARA
- a CDS encoding aldehyde dehydrogenase family protein, whose protein sequence is MTSLHENTAVTPLPVFEVRNPGTGEVVGSYPIQSAADAVAAVERARDAFRWWSGLGYAGRAERLSRFAGVIARRLRQLGAVIHDETGKPYSDAALEAALVLDHLKWAGRNAPKVLGRRRARVGPLTFNHAASIEYRPFGVVGVIGPWNYPVFTPLGSIVYALAAGNAVVFKPSEYSPGVGRWLVDMFAEVVPEQPVFQLLTGDASTGAALCRAGVDKVAFTGSTATAKKVMAVCAESLTPMVAECGGKDALLVDADADIDVAVDAALWAGMANAGQSCIATERVYVHRQVYDEFVDKLTGRARRLRAGIDDAAKIGPITMPKQVGVILHHLEDAVARGGRVLTGGVAEISGQVVQPTVLVDVPEDALAVTEETFGPTLTVAPVADMDEAVERANAVRYGLSAVVYSKARGGELADRLRAGMVSVNAVFTIPQIPSLPFGGVGDSGFGRIHGPDGLREFTYAHAVARQRFAPLMALTTFDRTAKADAAMAKIMTILHGRRHLG